The following are encoded together in the Acidimicrobiales bacterium genome:
- the hisA gene encoding 1-(5-phosphoribosyl)-5-[(5-phosphoribosylamino)methylideneamino]imidazole-4-carboxamide isomerase: protein MEIFPAIDLRGGRCVRLVEGDFDQETVYGDDPVAAARSFAEAGARWVHVVDLDAAKTGEPVNRPVVAAIVEAVGPAVRVQTGGGVRSLDDAADLIARGVARVVIGTAAVQNPALVAEAAHRWPGQIAVGVDHRAGRVRLRGWTEESAVEVEALVRDAVGAGATAVVVTDISRDGRLEGPDVDGLSALLAATGAPIVASGGVSGIHDIEALARVRCAGRALAGVIVGKAIYEGRVDLRRALEAVSLP, encoded by the coding sequence ATGGAGATCTTCCCGGCGATAGACCTGCGCGGCGGGCGCTGCGTGCGCCTCGTGGAGGGCGACTTCGACCAGGAGACCGTCTACGGCGACGACCCGGTGGCGGCGGCGAGGTCGTTTGCCGAGGCGGGTGCCCGCTGGGTCCACGTCGTCGACCTCGACGCGGCGAAGACCGGCGAACCCGTGAACCGGCCCGTCGTCGCCGCGATCGTCGAAGCCGTGGGGCCCGCCGTGAGGGTCCAGACCGGCGGCGGCGTGCGTTCCCTCGACGACGCGGCGGACCTGATCGCGCGGGGCGTGGCCCGCGTCGTGATCGGGACCGCCGCGGTCCAGAACCCGGCGCTGGTCGCCGAAGCCGCGCACCGGTGGCCCGGGCAGATCGCGGTAGGGGTGGACCACCGCGCCGGCAGGGTGCGCCTGCGCGGGTGGACCGAGGAGTCGGCCGTCGAGGTCGAGGCGCTTGTCCGCGACGCGGTGGGCGCCGGCGCCACCGCCGTGGTAGTGACAGACATCTCTCGCGACGGGCGCCTCGAAGGCCCGGACGTCGACGGCCTCAGCGCGCTCCTCGCGGCCACTGGGGCGCCGATCGTCGCGTCGGGTGGGGTGTCCGGCATCCACGACATCGAAGCCCTGGCGCGAGTGCGATGCGCCGGCCGCGCCCTCGCCGGAGTGATCGTCGGCAAGGCCATCTACGAAGGGCGCGTCGACCTCCGCCGTGCTCTCGAAGCGGTCTCGCTGCCATGA
- the hisF gene encoding imidazole glycerol phosphate synthase subunit HisF — protein MRAVRVIPCLDVDAGRVVKGVNFANLRDAGDPVELAARYDTEGADELVFYDITASAEARDTMVDVVARTAEQVFIPLTVGGGVRSLEDARRLLRVGADKVSVNSAAVARPELVDELSDTFGAQCVVVGIDVRRRTAGFEVFTHGGRNATGIDALRWSEECERRGAGELVLNSMDRDGTRKGFDIELTRSVVDLVGIPVVASGGVGVLAHLVEGAVAGGADAVLAASIFHFGEASVADAKRAMRDAGVVVRPVAVRED, from the coding sequence ATGAGGGCGGTGAGGGTCATCCCGTGCCTCGACGTCGACGCCGGCCGCGTCGTCAAAGGGGTCAACTTCGCCAACCTCCGCGACGCCGGCGACCCCGTGGAGCTCGCAGCGCGCTACGACACCGAGGGGGCCGACGAGCTCGTCTTCTACGACATCACCGCGTCGGCGGAGGCCCGCGACACGATGGTCGACGTCGTAGCGCGCACCGCGGAACAGGTCTTCATACCGCTGACCGTCGGGGGCGGGGTCCGGTCACTGGAGGACGCGCGCAGGCTCCTCCGGGTCGGTGCCGACAAGGTGAGCGTCAACAGCGCCGCCGTCGCCCGCCCCGAGCTCGTCGACGAGCTGTCGGACACGTTCGGCGCGCAGTGCGTCGTGGTCGGCATCGACGTGCGCCGGAGAACCGCCGGCTTCGAGGTGTTCACCCACGGTGGGCGCAACGCGACGGGCATCGACGCGCTCCGGTGGTCCGAGGAATGCGAGCGCCGCGGCGCCGGCGAGCTCGTCCTCAACTCGATGGACCGCGACGGCACGAGGAAGGGCTTCGACATAGAGCTCACGCGTTCGGTGGTCGACCTGGTCGGGATCCCGGTCGTGGCGAGTGGGGGGGTGGGAGTGCTCGCGCACCTGGTGGAGGGGGCGGTCGCCGGCGGGGCCGACGCCGTGCTCGCGGCCTCGATCTTCCATTTCGGGGAGGCGTCGGTCGCCGACGCGAAGCGCGCGATGCGTGACGCCGGCGTCGTCGTGAGGCCCGTCGCGGTCCGAGAGGATTAG
- a CDS encoding co-chaperone GroES, which produces MTDSSKQAVQMLTDRVLVQIPRGEGERKSRAGILIPATAQVARRLAWAEVVAAGPHVRSVRAGDQVLFNPEDRYEVEVQGEDYLILRERDLHAVASERVDDGTGLYL; this is translated from the coding sequence ATGACCGACTCGTCGAAGCAGGCCGTGCAGATGCTCACCGACCGGGTGCTGGTCCAGATCCCCCGCGGTGAGGGCGAGCGAAAGTCGCGAGCGGGCATCCTGATCCCCGCGACAGCGCAGGTCGCCCGCCGTCTCGCGTGGGCGGAGGTGGTGGCCGCCGGCCCGCACGTCCGTTCGGTGCGGGCGGGTGACCAGGTACTTTTCAACCCGGAGGACAGGTACGAGGTCGAGGTGCAGGGCGAGGACTATCTCATCCTTCGTGAGCGTGACCTCCACGCGGTCGCTTCCGAGCGGGTTGATGACGGAACGGGTCTCTATCTGTAA
- a CDS encoding GAF domain-containing protein, with amino-acid sequence MPATVSPIVNDPKRLAAVRRIVPLYRPPSTTFDRLTRLAAELLEAPVALLTLVEPDRQFFVSSYGLPDDIAQARQTPIEYSICQHVVTGGMPLIVPDAALDLRLDGNLAVVEMGVASYAGIPLKSPDHFAVGALCVLDFIPRDWTDDKLAVLADLAAIAMDELRLSVLDRQVTFEREWRAT; translated from the coding sequence GTGCCTGCGACCGTGTCCCCGATCGTCAACGACCCGAAGAGGCTCGCTGCGGTACGCCGCATCGTGCCGCTGTACCGGCCTCCGAGTACCACCTTCGACAGGCTGACCAGGCTTGCCGCCGAGCTGCTCGAGGCGCCGGTCGCGCTGCTCACGCTCGTCGAGCCCGACCGGCAGTTCTTCGTGAGCTCCTATGGCCTTCCCGACGACATCGCCCAGGCACGCCAGACCCCGATCGAGTACTCGATCTGCCAGCACGTCGTCACCGGCGGCATGCCGCTGATCGTTCCCGACGCCGCCCTGGATCTCCGCCTCGACGGGAACCTCGCGGTCGTGGAGATGGGGGTGGCCTCCTACGCCGGGATACCTCTGAAGAGCCCCGACCACTTCGCGGTCGGCGCGCTCTGCGTCCTCGACTTCATCCCGCGTGACTGGACCGACGACAAGCTCGCCGTGCTCGCCGACCTCGCAGCCATCGCGATGGACGAGCTGCGCCTAAGCGTCCTCGACCGGCAGGTGACCTTCGAAAGAGAGTGGCGCGCGACCTGA
- the hisI gene encoding phosphoribosyl-AMP cyclohydrolase: MPVAAPIEATPDQLAAVKYNDDGLVAAIVQDHASGEVLMMGWMNSGTLAETFESGRTVFWSRSRQERWRKGDTSGDRQWVRAAYYDCDGDALLFVVEQEGAGACHTGERSCFYRSFGSAAPGSAEGDPAGAG, from the coding sequence ATGCCGGTAGCAGCCCCGATCGAAGCGACCCCAGACCAGCTGGCCGCCGTCAAGTACAACGACGACGGCCTCGTCGCCGCGATCGTCCAGGACCACGCCTCCGGCGAGGTGCTCATGATGGGGTGGATGAACTCCGGCACCCTCGCGGAGACTTTCGAATCGGGCCGGACCGTCTTCTGGTCGCGCAGCCGGCAGGAGCGCTGGCGCAAGGGCGACACCAGCGGCGACCGCCAGTGGGTGCGCGCCGCGTACTACGACTGCGACGGCGACGCTCTGCTGTTCGTCGTCGAGCAGGAGGGCGCCGGCGCGTGCCATACCGGCGAGCGCAGCTGCTTCTACCGGTCCTTCGGCTCGGCCGCGCCCGGCTCCGCCGAGGGGGACCCCGCCGGCGCCGGCTGA